The following coding sequences are from one Musa acuminata AAA Group cultivar baxijiao chromosome BXJ1-6, Cavendish_Baxijiao_AAA, whole genome shotgun sequence window:
- the LOC103987541 gene encoding zinc finger protein 4-like, protein MPFGLPAETLLSIIRHYQMPSYMPTSHHSHLPSSIFLSSHRKENLSHEAIPPQRSAEVTSSSLLFAEGELNPYSPSLLGLNMNGPDTEASVEVFEVSSQVASNMWTQESSSSSPSKEDAPISLDLSLTLNADSTAPAVVSLSSTSESSSESQAFPRPDSRRVFSCNYCQRKFFSSQALGGHQNAHKRERTLAKRALRLDAARHSYPSIASLPLHGSALHSLAIKAHSSAHQSMVEWRGSQGGMLFGRGLLEPRQVVVEDQDVDFHWPGSFGPMTDSRFERIGSSDLVAVDHQPVEDPDLTLRL, encoded by the exons ATGCCTTTTGGTCTGCCAGCCGAAACTCTGCTTTCCATAATTAGGCATTACCAGATGCCATCATATATGCCCACCTCACATCATTCTCATCTCCCCTCCTCTATCTTCCTCTCCTCGCACCGGAAGGAGAACTTGAGCCATGAAGCCATTCCCCCACAGAGAAGTGCTGAGGTTACATCTAGCTCCTTGTTGTTCG CTGAAGGAGAGCTAAATCCTTACTCGCCATCTCTATTAGGCCTAAACATGAACGGTCCCGACACAGAAGCATCGGTAGAAGTCTTTGAAGTCAGCAGTCAAGTGGCTTCTAACATGTGGACccaagagtcttcttcttcttcccccagcAAGGAGGACGCACCCATCTCCCTCGACCTCTCCCTCACCCTCAATGCAGATTCCACAGCGCCGGCGGTCGTCTCGCTGTCGAGCACAAGCGAAAGCAGCAGCGAATCGCAAGCCTTTCCCCGGCCCGACTCCCGGAGAGTCTTCTCCTGCAACTACTGCCAACGCAAGTTCTTCAGCTCCCAAGCCCTGGGCGGCCATCAGAACGCTCACAAGCGGGAACGAACGCTTGCAAAGCGGGCACTTAGATTGGACGCAGCTCGACACAGTTATCCTAGCATTGCATCTTTGCCCCTCCATGGCTCTGCTCTCCATTCACTAGCGATTAAGGCGCATTCATCAGCGCATCAGAGCATGGTGGAGTGGAGGGGGAGCCAAGGCGGTATGCTCTTTGGGAGAGGCTTGCTTGAGCCAAGGCAAGTGGTTGTGGAAGATCAGGATGTGGATTTTCATTGGCCTGGAAGCTTTGGGCCAATGACAGATTCAAGGTTTGAGCGAATTGGGAGCTCAGATTTGGTAGCAGTGGATCACCAGCCAGTAGaggatcctgatcttactctcagGCTCTAA
- the LOC103988348 gene encoding probable transmembrane ascorbate ferrireductase 3 produces MCLGFSLVTGAGIMAYNTVAKGKNVQKFAHMMLRLVAVALGWLFGFVNFWFPKASTPTRTLLVLLHASAGMAILPLTVCRAETGLAQMDAAPGTEAHLVNFAGLFIRLFAVTVSIAVALRGVSI; encoded by the exons ATGTGTCTGGGGTTCAGTCTGGTCACTGGCGCAG GTATCATGGCCTATAATACAGTTGCGAAAGGGAAGAATGTACAGAAGTTTGCGCACATGATGCTTCGACTAGTTGCAGTGGCTCTCGGA TGGCTGTTCGGGTTCGTGAACTTTTGGTTCCCGAAAGCGTCGACGCCGACGAGAACCCTGCTGGTCTTGTTGCACGCTTCGGCTGGAATGGCGATCCTTCCGTTGACGGTGTGCAGGGCGGAGACGGGGCTTGCGCAGATGGACGCGGCGCCGGGGACGGAGGCTCATTTGGTCAACTTCGCCGGCCTCTTTATCCGTCTCTTTGCGGTgactgtgagcatcgctgtagcccTTCGCGGGGTATCCATTTGA